One Actinomyces respiraculi DNA window includes the following coding sequences:
- a CDS encoding glycoside hydrolase family 3 protein gives MTTSEVAQGFTSADAQADRWVDPELVSLARRAAAEGTVLLTNNGVLPLAPGEGVAVLGRVQIDWFAVGYGSGGDVNPPYTTTLLDSLTAAGVAVDTELAATYRSWCADQPSPNAEWGQWPRHYEEMPLDDEAITAAAQRARTAVVVIGRAAGEDRENVLEPGSYLLTEDERSLLARAAAAFKHTVVVIDSGNVMDLSWAEEMGIDALLLAWPGGMEGARAVADVLTGAVEPGGRLPDTIAYRYEHYPSSAFFGGKEHNTYTEDVFVGYRAFETFTPERVQFPFGHGLGYTTFALAATAPERDGDTVRLRVSATNTGRRPGSTVVQVYAAPATRAALGVPARQLVAFARTGQVVPGDSEELDLSFPVERLTSFDDSGATGHAHAWVLEAGEHALHVGLNVREATRVGAVSVVDTEVIEQLEEALAPDPAHPFERWSVSYAPDGAARRTIEPVPVRTTNLRERILARLPEPITAAPAVGSSLKDVAVGTISLDAFIASLEPEDLAELAYGDVTMNSPLGAPGNAGAFGGVRARLRERGIPAVTTTDGPSGIRVSAFASLLPCGTALASTWDPALIERMEALHAQEMLRKGSDVLLAPGMNIHRDPLCGRNFEYYSEDPLLTGACAAAYVRGIQSAGVSACPKHFVANNQETNRWVNDSRVSARALREIYLRAFRMVVAEAAPRTLMTSYNKVNGVWSYHNYDLVTTILRGEWGYEGLVITDWWAQHATDPNFAALSDSAYRLRAQADVLMPGAESWEHQKREDGHDQTILTALDPADLSGEHLTLGELQRSARNVLRLVLSSPAMERLEAQIALHLS, from the coding sequence ATGACGACGAGTGAGGTCGCACAGGGCTTCACGAGCGCCGACGCGCAGGCCGACCGCTGGGTCGACCCAGAGCTGGTGTCGCTCGCGCGCCGCGCCGCCGCAGAGGGCACCGTCCTGCTCACCAACAACGGAGTCCTGCCCCTGGCCCCCGGCGAGGGCGTCGCCGTCCTTGGCCGCGTCCAGATCGACTGGTTCGCCGTCGGCTACGGCTCCGGGGGCGACGTCAACCCGCCCTACACCACCACTCTCCTCGACAGCCTCACGGCAGCCGGCGTCGCCGTCGACACCGAGCTCGCCGCCACCTACCGCAGCTGGTGCGCCGACCAGCCCTCCCCAAACGCCGAGTGGGGCCAGTGGCCACGCCACTACGAGGAGATGCCCCTGGACGACGAGGCGATCACCGCCGCGGCCCAGCGTGCCCGCACCGCCGTCGTCGTCATCGGCAGGGCCGCCGGGGAGGACCGCGAGAACGTCCTCGAGCCCGGCTCCTACCTGCTCACCGAGGACGAGCGATCCCTCCTGGCGCGTGCCGCAGCCGCCTTCAAGCACACCGTCGTCGTCATCGACTCCGGCAATGTCATGGACCTGTCCTGGGCCGAGGAGATGGGTATCGACGCCCTGCTCCTCGCCTGGCCCGGCGGCATGGAGGGGGCCCGGGCCGTCGCCGACGTGCTCACCGGGGCCGTCGAGCCAGGCGGGCGCCTGCCCGACACCATCGCGTACCGCTACGAGCACTACCCCTCCTCCGCCTTCTTCGGCGGCAAGGAGCACAACACGTACACCGAGGACGTGTTCGTCGGCTACCGCGCCTTCGAGACCTTCACCCCCGAGCGGGTGCAGTTCCCCTTCGGCCACGGCCTGGGCTACACCACCTTCGCCCTGGCGGCCACAGCCCCCGAGCGCGACGGGGACACCGTGAGACTGAGAGTGAGCGCCACCAACACAGGACGGCGCCCCGGATCCACCGTCGTGCAGGTCTACGCAGCCCCCGCCACCCGCGCCGCCCTGGGCGTGCCCGCGCGCCAGCTCGTCGCCTTCGCCCGCACGGGGCAGGTCGTCCCCGGGGACAGCGAGGAGCTCGACCTCAGCTTCCCCGTCGAGCGGCTGACCTCCTTCGACGACTCCGGCGCCACCGGCCACGCTCACGCCTGGGTCCTCGAGGCCGGCGAGCACGCCCTACACGTGGGGCTCAACGTGCGCGAGGCCACCCGCGTCGGCGCCGTGAGCGTCGTCGACACCGAGGTCATCGAACAGCTCGAGGAGGCCCTGGCACCTGACCCCGCCCACCCCTTCGAGCGCTGGAGTGTCTCCTACGCCCCCGACGGCGCCGCCCGGCGCACCATCGAGCCCGTGCCGGTGCGCACCACAAACCTGCGCGAGCGCATCCTCGCGCGCCTGCCCGAGCCCATCACCGCCGCCCCCGCCGTCGGCTCCTCCCTGAAGGACGTGGCCGTCGGCACCATCAGCCTCGACGCCTTCATCGCCTCCCTGGAGCCCGAGGACCTGGCCGAGCTCGCCTACGGCGACGTCACCATGAACTCCCCGCTGGGTGCGCCCGGCAACGCCGGGGCCTTCGGCGGCGTGCGCGCCCGGCTGCGTGAGCGCGGCATCCCGGCGGTAACGACGACGGACGGCCCCTCCGGCATCCGCGTGTCCGCCTTCGCCTCCCTCCTGCCCTGCGGCACCGCGCTCGCCTCGACCTGGGACCCGGCACTCATCGAGCGCATGGAGGCGTTGCACGCCCAGGAGATGCTGCGCAAGGGCTCCGACGTCCTACTGGCGCCGGGCATGAACATCCACCGCGATCCCCTGTGCGGACGCAACTTCGAGTACTACTCGGAGGACCCCCTGCTCACCGGAGCCTGCGCAGCCGCCTACGTGCGCGGCATCCAGTCGGCGGGCGTGTCCGCCTGCCCCAAGCACTTCGTGGCCAACAACCAGGAGACCAACCGGTGGGTCAACGACTCGCGCGTCTCCGCCCGGGCCCTGCGCGAGATCTACCTGCGGGCCTTCCGCATGGTGGTGGCCGAGGCCGCCCCGCGCACGCTCATGACCTCCTACAACAAGGTCAACGGCGTGTGGTCCTACCACAACTACGACCTGGTCACCACGATCCTGCGCGGGGAGTGGGGCTACGAGGGCCTCGTCATCACCGACTGGTGGGCCCAGCACGCCACGGACCCGAACTTCGCTGCGCTGAGCGACTCCGCCTACCGTCTGCGTGCCCAGGCCGACGTCCTCATGCCCGGCGCCGAGTCCTGGGAGCACCAGAAGCGCGAGGACGGCCACGACCAGACCATCCTCACGGCCCTCGACCCGGCGGACCTCAGCGGTGAGCACCTCACGCTCGGCGAGCTCCAGCGCAGTGCCCGCAACGTCCTGCGCCTCGTCCTGTCCTCCCCCGCGATGGAGCGCCTGGAGGCGCAGATCGCCCTCCACCTGTCCTGA
- a CDS encoding carbohydrate ABC transporter permease, producing MSTATTAGPELRKKKTDWAGIFSSFGIVLIVIYCLAPFYWMFVSSLRPDTEIFENSWWPRNPSLENYEAVFSAKNNFASGLVNSLIVSVIVTVVALAVATFASYALARLSFRGKSLLLLVVLATSMFPLVAILVPLLKNFAAWGWINTYQAMIIPDLSFSLPLAVWNLTSFFRQMPIELEQSAMVDGCTPGQAFRKVILPLAAPGIFTTAIIIFIGAWNEFLVAVTMINDPMMQPATVLLSKFTGAAQFNTPFGSQMAAGVVMTLPLVVMVLLFQRRIVAGLAAGGLKS from the coding sequence ATGAGTACCGCGACCACTGCCGGGCCCGAGCTGAGGAAGAAGAAGACCGACTGGGCGGGGATCTTCTCCTCCTTCGGCATCGTCCTCATCGTCATCTACTGCCTGGCCCCCTTCTACTGGATGTTCGTGTCCTCGCTGCGGCCGGACACGGAGATCTTTGAGAACTCCTGGTGGCCGAGGAACCCCTCGCTGGAGAACTACGAGGCGGTCTTCTCCGCCAAGAACAACTTCGCCTCCGGCCTGGTCAACTCGCTCATCGTCTCGGTCATCGTCACCGTGGTGGCGCTCGCGGTCGCGACTTTCGCCTCCTACGCGCTGGCGCGTCTGAGCTTCCGCGGCAAGAGCCTCCTGCTCCTCGTCGTCCTGGCAACCTCGATGTTCCCGCTCGTGGCGATCCTCGTGCCGCTGCTGAAGAACTTCGCCGCGTGGGGGTGGATCAACACCTATCAGGCGATGATCATCCCGGACCTGTCCTTCTCACTGCCGCTGGCGGTATGGAACCTCACGAGCTTCTTCCGGCAGATGCCCATCGAGCTCGAGCAGTCCGCCATGGTGGACGGCTGCACCCCGGGCCAGGCCTTCCGCAAGGTCATCCTCCCGCTGGCAGCCCCCGGCATCTTCACCACCGCCATCATCATCTTCATCGGCGCCTGGAACGAGTTCCTCGTCGCCGTGACGATGATCAACGACCCGATGATGCAGCCCGCAACGGTGCTGCTGTCGAAGTTCACGGGCGCAGCCCAGTTCAACACGCCCTTCGGCTCCCAGATGGCGGCCGGCGTCGTCATGACCCTGCCGCTGGTCGTCATGGTGCTGCTCTTCCAGCGCCGCATCGTTGCCGGCCTCGCCGCCGGCGGGCTCAAGTCCTGA
- a CDS encoding ABC transporter substrate-binding protein, producing MANAFPRRRFIQGSVIAATLAAAAACSGGSGSGGSGGSGGSGGGSAALEGTGPITWVQGKDFSGGKVQARIDEWNAANPGEEVTLIELSAEADQQRQSFINNAQTKSEAYDVISVDVVWVAEFAANQWLVELPKDELHYDDVIEGVYNTGLYVDRLFAMPFATDSSIMFYRKDFLAEAGITEPPTDWDGIKAAIDAVRKVPGHENIGGFGGQFAKYEGLTCCASEFINSFGGSYYDNENNITINSPAAIEGLQFLMDGFKEGYIPQQALEWKEEDGRNAFEAGNLLFYRQWPYQYSNNVEALGTDKFGIAPLPSLGGHTFVPTLGGHNCGISAYSKNKATALKFIKWWTSPESEKYALDTQANAPINAALYGDPEMLEKFPYLTTLRASLDSAVGRPKAVSYGDVTAAIQDAIYPAIQQQTTAEEAIAGLESALKALA from the coding sequence ATGGCAAACGCATTCCCCCGCCGCCGGTTCATCCAGGGCTCGGTCATCGCCGCCACGCTCGCTGCGGCAGCCGCCTGCTCCGGAGGCAGTGGCTCCGGTGGCTCTGGTGGCTCTGGTGGCTCCGGCGGTGGCTCCGCCGCCCTCGAGGGCACCGGCCCCATCACCTGGGTCCAGGGCAAGGACTTCTCCGGCGGCAAGGTCCAGGCACGCATCGACGAGTGGAACGCCGCCAACCCCGGCGAGGAGGTCACCCTCATCGAGCTCTCCGCTGAGGCGGACCAGCAGCGCCAGTCCTTCATCAACAACGCCCAGACCAAGTCCGAGGCCTACGACGTCATCAGCGTCGACGTCGTCTGGGTTGCCGAGTTCGCCGCCAACCAGTGGCTCGTCGAGCTGCCCAAGGACGAGCTTCACTACGACGACGTCATTGAGGGCGTGTACAACACCGGCCTGTACGTCGACCGGCTCTTCGCCATGCCCTTCGCGACCGACTCCTCGATCATGTTCTACCGCAAGGACTTCCTCGCCGAGGCCGGCATCACCGAGCCCCCCACTGACTGGGACGGCATCAAGGCCGCCATCGACGCCGTGCGCAAGGTCCCCGGCCACGAGAACATCGGCGGCTTCGGCGGCCAGTTCGCCAAGTACGAGGGCCTGACCTGCTGCGCCAGCGAGTTCATCAACTCCTTCGGCGGCTCCTACTACGACAACGAGAACAACATCACGATCAACAGCCCCGCCGCCATCGAGGGCCTGCAGTTCCTCATGGACGGCTTCAAGGAGGGCTACATCCCCCAGCAGGCTCTGGAGTGGAAGGAGGAGGACGGCCGCAACGCCTTCGAGGCCGGCAACCTTCTCTTCTACCGCCAGTGGCCCTACCAGTACTCCAACAACGTCGAGGCGCTGGGCACCGATAAGTTCGGCATCGCACCCCTGCCCTCGCTCGGCGGCCACACCTTCGTGCCCACCCTCGGTGGCCACAACTGCGGCATCTCCGCCTACTCCAAGAACAAGGCCACGGCCCTGAAGTTCATCAAGTGGTGGACCAGCCCCGAGTCCGAGAAGTACGCCCTCGACACCCAGGCGAACGCTCCCATTAACGCGGCCCTGTACGGGGACCCCGAGATGCTGGAGAAGTTCCCGTACCTCACCACCCTGCGCGCCTCCCTCGACTCCGCCGTCGGACGTCCGAAGGCCGTCTCCTACGGTGACGTCACCGCTGCCATCCAGGACGCCATCTACCCGGCGATCCAGCAGCAGACGACCGCCGAGGAGGCCATCGCCGGCCTCGAGAGCGCGCTCAAGGCGCTGGCCTGA
- a CDS encoding LacI family DNA-binding transcriptional regulator — translation MIPVTRADVARLAGVSPSTVTYALTGDRSVSRHTQARVLEAVERLGYRPNASAAALASRRVRSVGVLLRLRRTAVEAGDLPYVDGIRSRVEPEDIQVVIPMGLREDPVGGVRALIRSHSIGSAILMDVAADDEREEVLLHEGVPTVLIGSSGRLDGAPSIDADFTQMAVLALNHLAALGHRRVLLLTRVDDDDRARAYVLQRGALLSASQDLGVTGVLRCLPSNPVHGARLVTRDGLVQGCTAIVSNNPGALSGVLAGAATLGLRVPKAFSVVSVGVDTWLGEGERMVTASAIDAHAMGYEAGDMLLRLIAHPGIEEHLLHAPRLHERGTTAPPPSGH, via the coding sequence GTGATCCCGGTGACACGCGCGGACGTGGCGCGGCTGGCGGGAGTCTCTCCCTCCACCGTGACCTACGCCCTCACAGGCGACCGCTCGGTCAGTCGGCACACCCAGGCCCGGGTCCTGGAAGCCGTCGAACGGCTCGGCTACCGCCCCAACGCCTCAGCCGCTGCCCTGGCCTCGCGCCGGGTGCGCAGCGTCGGGGTGCTACTGCGCCTGAGGCGCACCGCCGTCGAAGCCGGTGACTTGCCCTACGTGGACGGCATCCGCTCGCGCGTCGAGCCTGAGGACATCCAGGTGGTCATCCCCATGGGTCTGCGCGAGGACCCGGTCGGGGGAGTACGGGCCCTCATCCGCTCCCATTCCATCGGCTCAGCCATCCTCATGGACGTCGCCGCCGACGACGAGCGCGAGGAGGTCCTGCTGCACGAGGGCGTGCCCACCGTCCTCATCGGCAGCTCGGGACGCCTGGACGGAGCCCCGAGCATTGACGCCGACTTCACGCAGATGGCTGTCCTGGCCCTGAACCACCTGGCCGCCCTCGGTCACCGCCGGGTCCTGCTCCTGACCCGTGTGGATGACGACGACCGGGCGCGCGCCTACGTGCTCCAGCGCGGTGCGCTGCTGAGCGCCTCCCAGGACCTGGGCGTGACCGGGGTGCTGCGCTGCCTGCCGTCCAACCCCGTGCACGGGGCGCGGCTCGTCACCCGCGACGGTCTGGTGCAGGGCTGCACCGCGATCGTGAGCAACAACCCGGGGGCGCTGTCCGGCGTGCTCGCGGGTGCCGCGACCCTGGGGCTGCGCGTGCCCAAGGCCTTCTCGGTCGTCTCGGTCGGTGTGGACACCTGGCTGGGTGAGGGTGAGCGCATGGTGACGGCCTCGGCCATCGACGCTCACGCCATGGGCTACGAGGCGGGCGACATGCTGTTGCGTCTCATCGCGCACCCGGGCATCGAGGAGCACCTGCTGCACGCGCCCAGGCTGCACGAGAGGGGGACGACGGCGCCCCCGCCCTCCGGCCACTGA
- a CDS encoding carbohydrate ABC transporter permease, which yields MNTSTYSAEVVNHRSKASKAQARLAWTLMIPTIAVLMIVIIIPVFQSLYQSFFGKAGLDPETGFVSETEPFIGLANYADIFTEAGERFWIAAYNTTLFGVVTVVLETILGVAMALIMHKAMRGRGFVRAAILVPWAIPTAVSGILWGWIFNQNGVANAIIGQHIMWASGDAAAKLTIIIADVWKTAPYIGLLTLAGLQVIPDEVYEAAKIDGANAWQRFTRITLPLVKPALVVAVLFRTLDALRMFDLPYILIGPRKSSVETISMLVQDEASNLRYGSAAAYALILFLYVFIFAFAFVKITGADLGASVEKKRRGPGGRLNASVFLPRRRRSPQPVALTEGGRS from the coding sequence ATGAACACGAGCACGTACTCAGCCGAGGTCGTCAACCACCGGTCCAAGGCCTCCAAGGCGCAGGCCCGCCTGGCCTGGACCTTGATGATCCCGACGATCGCCGTCCTGATGATCGTCATCATCATCCCGGTCTTCCAGTCCCTCTACCAGTCGTTCTTCGGCAAGGCCGGGCTCGACCCCGAGACCGGCTTCGTCTCCGAGACCGAGCCCTTCATCGGGCTGGCCAACTACGCCGACATCTTCACCGAGGCCGGTGAGCGCTTCTGGATCGCCGCCTACAACACCACCCTCTTCGGCGTGGTCACCGTCGTCCTCGAGACGATCCTGGGCGTCGCGATGGCACTCATCATGCACAAGGCCATGCGCGGGCGCGGCTTCGTGCGCGCCGCCATCCTCGTGCCCTGGGCCATCCCCACCGCCGTCTCCGGCATCCTGTGGGGCTGGATCTTCAACCAGAACGGCGTGGCCAACGCCATCATCGGCCAGCACATCATGTGGGCCTCCGGCGACGCCGCCGCCAAGCTCACCATCATCATCGCCGACGTGTGGAAGACCGCCCCCTACATCGGTCTGCTCACCCTGGCCGGCCTGCAGGTCATCCCCGACGAGGTCTACGAGGCGGCCAAGATCGACGGCGCCAACGCCTGGCAGCGCTTCACCCGCATCACCCTGCCGCTGGTCAAGCCCGCGCTCGTTGTCGCCGTGCTCTTCCGCACCCTCGACGCCCTGCGCATGTTCGACCTGCCCTACATCCTCATCGGCCCGCGCAAGAGCTCGGTTGAGACGATCTCCATGCTCGTGCAGGACGAGGCCTCCAACCTCCGCTACGGCTCCGCCGCGGCCTACGCGCTCATCCTCTTCCTGTACGTCTTCATCTTCGCCTTCGCCTTCGTCAAGATCACGGGCGCGGACCTGGGGGCCAGCGTCGAGAAGAAGAGGAGGGGCCCGGGAGGCAGGCTCAACGCCTCCGTGTTCCTGCCCCGGCGTCGTCGCTCCCCCCAGCCCGTCGCCCTCACCGAAGGAGGACGCTCATGA